In one window of Helianthus annuus cultivar XRQ/B chromosome 17, HanXRQr2.0-SUNRISE, whole genome shotgun sequence DNA:
- the LOC110921253 gene encoding uncharacterized protein LOC110921253: protein MSEEHQEAPASEEGPVPVLRWDLGLFEQIVRSFRFPPEWDARYPAQGQTAADAPPGYITLFEDFFLQGNFRLPATNFFGSILSYYKFHISQLSPPGMVRVRHFEFLCQSHGIEPTVNKFRVFYQLQRTMGFFSFASRGTAKKILLNPPKSFHDWKPKFFFIREEVLPIAMPFREWTEVIPKEDLPIPKSAQWYQRLTATPNRVFGENVLVAAKMSDQWSPSSRELPVLKIGDQETQLYQAAFPAFGGSMGVRPLRDDEEGWYDQIKGNFMFPAADAFASPPDATEGVLRDLGVDPEEKKKKPSKKKKKADVEVTSKGPGASRATTAAVKAMGKTGAGGSKGSGSAGSRNPDADATPSQPEDEEEEEEETAPLIGRKRGRSEATTGMASAPVSVVIPVVGKKSKLRSLYQFSPEIKKKTPEKGVKFVKPSTKRPKVATEPSDSAARDAAKTAEAQRKAEGDRRKEESRIAAQKKAEELKRKEEEEKKRKEEEERKLEAERKRKAEEERKLREEADRQRKAEEARKERAADQSSVQGQSGVPKPPPAAPIVTSKGLGRYVSSGASSGGAGGYNPNVIGAKDTVGDIYIKLILKRNKDTFVEFGPSRDWYLNQFTPGEVNRQKAKPHEMLYRTYILAEANARSANHQIVREWRTMVRERADWEAYRERVLKRVGEFEKAKATFDEEKAKFEADRKAEEWGREGLQKKLHNVEEQLAKEKAEFKRICAQDNERAYAARQKIVGLEAKIAELTSKVEEAQVETAAKQQMEVELSEAKVQLSTKDKDLQAKDVEIAELKRRLDEQIDRCESLEIDLEAEKVKAIDAEEARAVSTAALNVAQTNYSEAQGIVDTLVSEAEWMRTRGIVLVANSILNAGELDRAVAALTDAARAVGHRGGYLECADHVERMLGQEFDTSHCSVTEQADAALASAENSYDNLSLPIMDLVVSALKKDDWCQRLKAILDPPITVESSDEEAAGDDGGGDDDGDDGEGNEDDDGEKKEDK from the exons ATGAGCGAAGAACATCAAGAAGCTCCTGCTAGTGAGGAGGGGCCAGTCCCAGTCCTGAGATGGGACTTAGGTTTATTCGAACAGATCGTTCGAAGTTTTAGGtttccaccggagtgggatgcccggTACCCTGCTCAGGGTCAGACCGCGGCTGATGCCCCACCCGGTTACATTACTTTGTTCGAAGACTTCTTCCTTCAAGGAAACTTCCGGCTGCCGGCGACTAACTTCTTTGGTAGCATATTGTCCTACTACAAGTTTCATATCTCACAGTTAAGCCCACCTGGGATGGTGAGGGTGAGGCACTTTGAGTTCTTGTGTCAATCCCACGGCATTGAGCCGACGGTGAATAAGTTTCGTGTCTTCTATCAACTGCAAAGAAcaatggggttcttttcttttgCTAGCCGTGGTACGGCTAAGAAGATTTTGTTGAATCCTCCcaagagtttccatgactggaaacccAAGTTCTTCTTCATCCGGGAGGAAGTCTTGCCAATAGCTATGCCGTTTAGGGAATGGACCGAGGTTATACCAAAGGAGGACCTTCCTATACCGAAGTCTGCTCAGTGGTATCAGCGGCTTACCGCAACCCCTAACCGGGTATTTGGGGAGAATGTTCTGGTTGCTGCcaagatgagtgaccagtggtcacctaGTAGCAGGGAACTCCCGGTCTTGAAGATCGGGGATCAAG AGACGCAACTCTATCAGGCTGCCTTCCCAGCCTTTGGTGGCTCCATGGGCGTTCGCCCTCTGCGCGATGATGAGGAAGGCTGGTATGACCAGATAAAGGGGAACTTCATGTTTCCTGCTGCTGACGCCTTCGCCTCGCCGCCGGATGCAACTGAAG gtgtgttgcgcgatcTGGGGGTTGAcccagaggagaagaagaagaaaccttcgaagaagaaaaagaaggcgGATGTTGAAGTGACCAGCAAGGGTCCTGGCGCCAGTCGCGCAACTACTGCTGCTGTCAAAG CTATGGGAAAGACTGGCGCTGGTGGGTCAAAGGgctctgggagcgcgggttctcgtaacccgGATGCTGACGCAACTCCATCTCAACCtgaggatgaagaagaagaggaagaagagactGCCCCGTTGATTGGAAGAAAGAGGGGTAGAAGCGAGGCGACAACTGGTATGGCCTCTGCGCCTGTTTCagttgttattcccgttgttgGGAAGAAGAGCAAGTTGCGCTCGTTATACCAGTTTTCTCCTG agatcaagaagaagacccctgaaaagGGGGTTAAGTTTGTTAAACCCAGCACGAAAAGACCTAAGGTTGCCACTGAACCTTCCGATTCTGCTGCGCGTGATGCTGCGAAAACTGCTGAAGCGCAGCGAAAGGCAGAAGGGGATCGGAGGAAAGAAGAGAGTAGGATTGCTGCGCAGAAGAAGGCTGAAGAGCTAAAGCgcaaagaagaggaagagaaaaagaggaaggaggaggaggagagaaAGCTGGAGGCGGAGAGGAAGAGGAAAGCGGAAGAGGAGAGAAAGCTGAGGGAGGAGGCGGATAGGCAGAGGAAGGCGGAAGAGGCGAGGAAAGAAAGAGCTGCCGATCAGTCTTCTGTTCAAGGGCAGTCTGGTGTCCCAAAACCTCCCCCTGCTGCGCCGATTGTTACTTCTAAGGGGTTAGGGCGCTATGTGTCTAGTGGTGCAAGCTCTGGAGGAGCTGGGGGCTATAACCCCAATGTGATAGGTGCGAAGGATACCGTCGGggatatatatataaaacttatACTGAAGAGGAAC AAGGATACGTTTGTTGAATTTGGTCCTTCTCGCGATTGGTACTTGAACCAATTCACTCCTGGCGAAGTTAACCGTCAAAAGGCGAAGCCGCATGAAATGTTGTACCGCACTTACATTCTTGCCGAGGCCAACGCTCGATCTGCTAACCATCAGATAGTTCGTGAATGGCGAACAATGGTCAGAGAGCGCGCCGACTGGGAGGCTTACCGAGAACGTGTGCTAAAACGTGTTGGTGAATTTGAGAAGGCTAAGGCCACATTTGATGAGGAGAaagccaagtttgaggctgatAGGAAAGCTGAAGAGTGGGGTCGCGAGGGCCTGCAAAAGAAACTTCATAATGTGGAagagcaactggccaaggagaaggccgagttcaaGCGCATCTGCGCCCAGGACAACGAGCGCGCCTATGCGGCTCGACAAAAAATTGTTGGTCTTGAGGCTAAGATAGCGGAGCTGACATCGAAGGTGGAGGAAGCGCAGGTTGAGACAGCCGCTAAACAACAGATGGAG GTTGAGTTGTCTGAAGCTAAGGTTCAGCTGTCCACCAAGGACAAAGATCTCCAGGCCAAGGACGTTGAGATTGCGGAGCTCAAACGTCGCTTGGATGAACAAATCGACAGATGTGAGTCCCTGGAGATCGACCTTGAGGCAGAGAAGGTCAAGGCCATCGATgctgaggaggcgcgtgctgtCAGCACTGCGGCGCTTAACGTGGCTCAGACAAATTATTCTGAGGCCCAAGGCATTGTGGACACGCTTGTTTCTGAAGCAGAATGGATGCGCACTCGGGGAATAGTGCTG GTTGCCAATTCCATCTTGAACGCCGGCGAGCTAGATCGCGCTGTTGCTGCTCTTACGGATGCGGCGCGTGCAGTTGGTCATCGAGGAGGTTACCTGGAGTGTGCTGATCACGTTGAGCGAATGCTGGGACAAGAATTCGATACAAGTCATTGCTCAGTGACGGAACAAGCTGATGCTGCGCTGGCCAGTGCTGAGAACTCATATGACAACCTCTCCTTGCCCATCATGGACTTGGTTGTTAGTGCCTTAAAAAAGGATGATTGGTGTCAGCGCCTCAAGGCGATCCTTGATCCACCGATTACTGTTGAATCATCTGATGAGGAAGCAGCTGGTGATGATGGCGGAGGTGATGACGATGGCGACGATGGTGAGGGGaacgaagatgatgatggtgagaaGAAAGAAGACAAATAG